The following proteins come from a genomic window of Dermacentor albipictus isolate Rhodes 1998 colony chromosome 8, USDA_Dalb.pri_finalv2, whole genome shotgun sequence:
- the LOC135910360 gene encoding cuticle protein 63-like, protein MSDRRMRLAGERGGRLVSRLSLEGVAHLPHTAPCIKTRAGQENNYSPLSVCYRQHTQVDVAAMNALLATILLGLASYAAAGGFTAPSPYAASVYGPSIGSVGYGYGGRGFLPQAYNLQVRFGGGIKAGAAYGGYGHGGYGLAVGGYGHGVALGHGLGYGGYGHAVVLGHGGYGHGLALGYGGYGHGLGYGKLYG, encoded by the exons ATGTCTGACCGCCGCATGCGGCTGGCCGGTGAACGAGGAGGCCGCTTGGTCTCGCGGCTAAGCCTCGAGGGGGTGGCCCACCTTCCCCACACCGCACCTTGTATAAAAACCAGGGCCGGCCAGGAGAACAATTACTCGCCGCTCTCGGTTTGTTATCGCCAGCACACGCAAGTCGACGTCGCCGCCATGAACGCTCTG TTGGCCACCATTCTTCTGGGCCTCGCGTCCTACGCCGCCGCCGGGGGTTTCACCGCCCCGTCGCCCTACGCCGCTAGCGTGTATGGTCCGTCTATCGGATCCGTTGGCTACGGATACGGCGGACGCGGATTCCTGCCTCAGGCCTACAACCTCCAG GTGCGCTTTGGCGGCGGAATCAAGGCCGGTGCCGCCTACGGCGGCTACGGACACGGAGGATACGGTCTTGCCGTCGGTGGCTACGGACACGGCGTCGCCCTCGGCCACGGTCTTGGCTACGGAGGATACGGACACGCTGTCGTCCTCGGCCACGGCGGCTACGGACACGGTCTTGCCCTCGGCTACGGTGGTTACGGACACGGTCTTGGATACGGAAAGCTCTACGGTTAA